One Rhizoctonia solani chromosome 3, complete sequence genomic region harbors:
- a CDS encoding Zinc-binding dehydrogenase produces MRGWLNDTRSYVPPVQIGETMRAGAIGTVVQGNNLLKEGDIAGQNTSLSQQKTSESSRNPPEGSTAVDYLGPLGMTGMTAYFGLLDVGKVKAGDTLVVSGAAGATGSLVCQIGKLKGAKVIALASASKCDYLVNELGVDAALDYKSPTFAKDFRETVGYLDVFFDNVGGEILDLALTRLKKNARIVLCGAISAYNSAGQPEGIKNYLTLISQRAKIEGFIVFDYKDRYAEGEAEMAKWIKEGKLKRRYQIEQGLEQCPQHLGLLFSGGNTGKLLVKISKDAAKY; encoded by the exons ATGAGAGGATGGCTCAACGATACGAG ATCGTATGTCCCGCCTGTGCAGATTGGCGAGACTATGCGAGCAGGAGCGATTGGAACCGTGGTACAAGGAAATAACCTGTTGAAGGAAGGAGACATT GCTGGGCAGAATACGTCGTTGTCCCAGCAAAAGACCTCCGAAAGCTCTCGTAA TCCTCCTGAAGGCTCTACTGCAGTTGACTACCTCGGCCCACTCGGCATGACAGGCATGACAGCCTATTTT GGGCTTTTGGACGTGGGTAAGGTCAAGGCTGGTGATACTCTTGTGGTGTCAGGGGCTGCTGGTGCAACCGGATCGCTCGTATGCCAAATAGGCAAACTCAAGGGGGCCAAAGTGATTGCTCTCGCGTCTGCATCGAAATGCGACTACTTGGTCAATGAACTTGGAGTCGACGCAGCACTGGACTATAAATCTCCTACTTTTGCGAAAGATTTCCGCGAGACCGTCGGATACCTCGACGTTTTCTTCGATAATGTTGGAGGTGAGATCCTGGACCTCGCCCTGACCAGGCTCAAGAAAAATGCTCGAATCGTCTTGTGTGGTGCTATTTCTGCATATAACTCTGCTGGACAACCTGAGGGGATCAAGAACTACCTTACGCTAATTTCTCAACGTGCAAAGATCGAAGGTTTCATTGTCTTTGACTACAAGGACCGCTACGCAGAGGGCGAAGCAGAAATGGCCAAGTGGATAAAGGAGGGAAAATTGAAACGAAGGTACCAGATTGAGCAGGGCTTGGAACAGTGCCCACAGCACCTTGGACTGTTGTTCAGCGGTGGAAATACTGGTAAATT ACTTGTTAAAATCTCAAAGGACGCTGCCAAGTACTAA
- a CDS encoding Nucleoprotein TPR produces the protein MGLPRTPPQVVYPRSTFITPTPQGGPSTQPLSTSRAPSPPPIEESPEDPITPQTSIYTSIRQSSNGAGFTPLSARVTPIAAARPIITQSENGPLNAHINSLNKQLVELEALKKDLNARLADSEKKLDSETSRRDRIIRDLSLQYEKEKQEWKDTLNAVQIIHNIAHQRARHELEQERLNYFNSESRILQQNVRILVRDHSLTRFQVHEAQVGKESASYQDQLMDAKDELDELQRMLGQATESYEKELVGQKESIKSLKQQLEHERKSRGSIENGKESLENTNAELTSDLERTRRELASAQSKIKELQSGATEAKSTQKSLEKMQSKHESQLEKLNDLIDSLNGEKVL, from the exons ATGGGCCTTCCTCGTACTCCTCCACAGGTGGTATATCCACGCTCGACCTTCATTACTCCAACACCCCAAGGTGGACCATCGACTCAACCTCTGTCTACTTCTCGAGCTCCATCACCGCCACCAATCGAGGAGAGCCCAGAGGATCCCATTACACCT CAAACTTCAATATATACCTCAATCCGCCAGTCATCCAATGGGGCTGGGTTTACGCCGCTCTCTGCTCGAGTCACACCTATCGCTGCCGCTCGTCCGATTATCACACAGTCTGAGAACGGGCCTCTGAATGCCCATATCAACAGTCTCAACAAGCAGCTAGTTGAACTTGAGGCTCTCAAGAAGGATCTAAATGCTCGTCTAGCGGACTCTGAGAAAAAGTTGGACAGCGAAACTAGTCGACGTGACAGGATCATTCGGGACTTAAGCCTTCAATACGAGAAGGAGAAGCAGGAATGGAAAGATACGCTGAATGCA GTACAAATCATTCACAACATAGCACACCAGCGTGCCAGACACGAGCTTGAACAAGAGCGGCTCAACTACTTTAATTCGGAGAGTCGGATCCTTCAGCAAAATGTTCGAATCTTGGTCCGAGACCATTCTTTGACCAGGTTTCAAGTTCATGAAGCTCAGGTTGGCAAGGAGTCAGCGTCGTATCAG GATCAACTTATGGATGCTAAGGACGAACTCGATGAATTACAACGTATGCTGGGACAAGCAACTGAATCATACGAGAAGGAATTAGTGGGCCAAAAAGAATCCATCAAGAGTCTAAAGCAACAGCTCGAGCACGAACGAAAATCCCGGGGCTCCATTGAG AACGGGAAAGAGTCTCTGGAAAATACCAACGCAGAATTGACCTCAGACTTGGAACGTACTCGAAGGGAACTTGCCTCGGCGCAATCCAAGATCAAAGAACTTCAGAGCGGGGCCACGGAAGCCAAGTCAACTCAGAAATCTCTTGAGAAAATGCAATCTAAGCACGAGTCTCAACTCGAAAAGCTCAATGACCTGATCGATTCACTTAACGGAGAAAAAGTCCTTTGA
- a CDS encoding myosin-14, translating into MLEKERDKRVKAEVDQKAMEKQISDLEKGKSKEVKKVEAELKRAIKELESKLSESQAEAQEAQEAAQAAEMRVNALEKKLANAKGAQSTQLTSILTRRRERKDPEDVHSKSSDRAVEELVFTDLSEEEEDVEIFPPQSQVKAQPKAKPTKASAPQVFEIEDDDEVAPAKTKPRPKPRPPPEPSPPPVPKAASKPKTNGKSKQTVIVDDDDDDEVDVPSAKPKPRAAPKEKATAKEKEKPKPKSKETNGASGSKRPLDEEPGVAEETGDKKKKKRKLLGVENADFNWGAGPGLLDTLGIPTSLSPIRDKGDKIPRHRRV; encoded by the exons ATGTTGGAGAAGGAGCGAGACAAGCGCGTCAAGGCCGAAGTTGACCAAAAGGCGATGGAGAAACAAATTTCTGATCTTGAGAAAGGGAAATCTAAAGAAGTCAAGAAGGTAGAAGCCGAACTCAAGAGAGCAATCAAGGAGTTGGAGAGCAAGCTATCTGAATCTCAGGCCGAAGCCCAGGAAGCTCAAGAGGCAGCGCAGGCAGCCGAGATGCGTGTCAACGCATTGGAAAAGAAGTTGGCTAACGCGAAGGGAGCTCAATCAACCCAATTGACATCCATACTAACAAGGCGAAGGGAAAGAAAAG ACCCAGAAGATGTTCACTCGAAGTCATCAGATCGAGCTGTAGAGGAGTTGGTATTCACAGATCTGagcgaagaggaagaggacgtAGAAATATTTCCGCCTCAGTCGCAAGTAAAAGCCCAACCTAAAGCAAAGCCAA CCAAGGCGTCTGCTCCGCAAGTTTTCGAGATCGAGGACGATGATGAGGTGGCACCGGCCAAGACCAAGCCTCGCCCGAAACCTCGACCTCCTCCAGAACCCAGTCCACCCCCTGTTCCCAAAGCCGCTTCGAAACCCAAGACGAATGGGAAAAGTAAACAGACTGTCATCgtcgatgatgacgatgacgacgaagTTGATGTGCCATCCGCCAAACCCAAGCCTCGTGCGGCGCCAAAGGAGAAAGCGAcagcaaaggaaaaggaaaagccaaagccaaagTCAAAGGAGACAAACGGTGCTTCTGGTTCCAAGCGACCTCTCGATGAGGAGCCAGGCGTGGCCGAGGAGACGGGAGataagaagaaaaagaagcgCAAATTATTGGGAGTGGAAAATGCGGACTTCAACTGGGGAGCAGGTCCAGGACTT CTTGACACTCTCGGTATTCCTACTTCGCTTTCTCCCATCAGAGATAAGGGAGACAAGATTCCTCGTCATAGGCGTGTGTAA